The Acidobacteriota bacterium genome contains the following window.
GCCACCCAAGCCCGTCCTGAACATCGCGACGCTCAAGGCGATGGCGATCAACGATCTCGCCAAGGTCGCCCGCGACATGGGAGTGCAGGGGGCGACGGGCGTCCGCAAGCAGGATCTCATCTTCAAGATCCTCCAGGCGCAGACCGAGAAGAACGGCCTGATCTTCTCCGAGGGCGTCCTCGAGTGCCTCCCCGACGGGTTCGGTTTCCTCAGGGCCCCGCAGTACAACTACCTCCCCAGCCCCGACGACATCTACGTCTCCCCCTCCCAGATCCGCCGCTTCGACCTGCACACCGGCGACACCGTGAGCGGCCAGGTGCGGCCGCCGAAGGACGGCGAGCGCTACTTCGCCCTGATCAAGGTCGAGGCGATCAACTTCGAGACTCCGGAGGCGGCGCGCGACAAGATCTTCTTCGAGAACCTCACGCCGCTCTACCCGATGGAGAGGCTCAAGCTCGAGACCGACCGGGAAGGGACGTCGGGCCGGGTCATGGATCTCCTGACTCCGATCGGCAAGGGGCAGCGCGGGCTCATCGTCTCCCCGCCGCGCACCGGCAAGACGATGCTCCTCCAGTCGATCGCCAACAGCGTCGCCAAGAACCATCCCGAGGTCTTCCTCATCGTGCTGCTCATCGACGAGCGGCCCGAGGAGGTCACCGACATGGAGCGCACCGTCAAGGGGGAGGTCATCTCATCGACCTTCGACGAGCCGGCTTCCCGGCACGTCCAGGTGGCCGAGATGGTCATCGAGAAGGCGAAGCGTCTCGTCGAGCACAAGAAGGACGTCGTCATCCTCCTCGACTCCATCACGAGGCTCGCCCGCGCCTACAACACCATCACCCCGCCGTCGGGGAAGGTGCTCTCGGGCGGTATCGACGCCAACGCGCTCCAGAAGCCGAAGCGCTTCTTCGGCGCGGCGCGCAACATCGAGGAGGGGGGGAGCCTCACGATCATGGCGACCGCGCTCATCGACACCGGGTCGCGCATGGACGACATCATCTTCGAGGAGTTCAAGGGGACCGGCAACATGGAGCTGCACCTCGACCGGAAGCTCGCCGACCGGCGCGTCTTCCCGGCGATGGACATCAGCCGCAGCGGAACCCGGAAAGAGGAGCTGCTCCTGGTCAAGAAGGACCTCGATCGCTCGTGGGTCCTCCGCAAGGTGCTCAACCAGCTCTCACCCCCCGAGGCGATGGAGCTGCTCATCGACAAGATCGGCAAGACCAAGGCGAACAAGGAGTTCCTCGACTCGATGTCGGAGGCGATCTCCTAGCGGCCCGGCGCGTCGGTTGGACAGCCGGGGGCGGTGTCCTCTATAATCGCCCCCTTTCCACAGATTCCCGAGAGAGGCCCCCGAACCGCCCGCCGGACGACGCGCCCGGCGGCGGCGCGACGGAATCACGACGGGCGGCCTGACCCCGGGAGAAACGAGAGGATCGACGTGAAGAAGGGCATCCACCCCGAGTACCACGACGTCACGGTGAGCTGCGCCTGCGGCGAGAAGTTCGTCACCCGCTCGACCCGCAAGGATCTGCGTCTCGAGATCTGCTCCAAGTGCCATCCGTTCTTCACGGGCAAGCAGAAGCTCATCGACACCGCCGGCCGCGTCGAGCGTTTCACCAGGCGCTACGAGAAGAAGGACAAGCCCGCCGCGAAGCGTCCCGGGATGCCCACCGGGCCCATTCCTTCGCCGGGCCGCTCCTAGATCGTCCCCGTTCACCCGGGCGGCACCCGCCCTCCCGGGAATGATCCGTCCCGAGGTGGCGCGCCCATGAGCGAGAACAGCCAGCTCCTCTCGAAGCTCCAGAGCCTCGAGGACAGGCACGAGGACCTCGCGCGCCGGCTCGCCGATCCCGCGCAGATCGCCGACACGAACGCCTTCCGCACGCACTCGAAGGCGTACGCCGATCTCGAGGAGGTCGTCGAGCGCTTCCACGAGTACAAGCGCCTGCTGGCCGACGAGGAGGGGGCCCGCGAGATGCTCCGCGGCGCCGACGAGGAGATGCGGCGCCTCGCCCAGGACGAGCTCGCCGCGCTCGCGCCGAAGAAGGCCGCGCTCGAGGCGCTGCTGAAGCGCCTCCTCATCCCGAAGGACCCCTACGACGACAAGAACGTGATCCTCGAGGTCCGCGCGGGAACCGGGGGCGAGGAGGCCGCCCTGTTCGCCGCCGAGATCTTCCGGATGTACCTGCGCTACGCCGAGAAGCTGCGGTTCAAGGTCGAGATCCTCGACTCGAGCCACGCGGGCCAGGGGGGGCTGAAGGAGGCGACGGCCGCCATCCAGGGGCGCGGCGCCTTCTCGCGGCTCAAGTACGAGAGCGGCGTGCACCGCGTGCAGCGCGTTCCGGCGACGGAGGCCTCGGGCCGCATCCACACGTCGGCGGTGACGGTCGCGGTCCTTCCCGAGGCCGAGGAGGTCGAGCTGAAGATCGACGAGAAGGATCTCCGCATCGACACTTTCTGCTCGTCGGGGCCGGGCGGCCAGAGCGTCAACACGACGTACTCCGCGGTGCGCATCACCCACATCCCGTCCGGCCTCGTCGTCTCCTGCCAGGACGAGAAATCGCAGCACAAGAACAAGGCCCAGGCGATGCGCGTGCTGCGGTCGCGCCTCCTCGCCATCGCGGAGGCCGAGCAGGCGGAGAAGCGCGCGGCCGCGCGCAAGGGGATGGTCGGCTCGGGGGACCGCAGCGAGAAGATCCGCACCTACAACTTCCCGCAGGGGCGCGTGTCGGATCATCGCATCAAGCTGACCGTGCACCAGATCCAGAGCGTGATGGACGGCGATCTCGACGAGATCGTCGACGCCCTCGCCACGCACTACGAGGCCGAGCGCCTCAACGAAGAGATCCAGGTCTGACGGAGGGACTCCCCGTGCCCGCGATCGGCCGCCTGCTCGAGAACGCCGCGGCGCGCCTCTCCTCGGCCGGCATCGCCAGCCACCGCCTCGACGCGGAGCTCCTCCTGGCCCACATCCTCAACGTCCGCCGCGCGGCGATCCTCGCGCGCGCCGAGGCGAGCGTCGAAGACGAGGAGGCCGCGCGGTTCGAGGAGATGGTGACGCGCCGCGCGGCGCGCGTGCCGGTCGCCTACATCGTCGGCTCGAAGGAGTTCTGGTCGCTCGACTTCGCGGTGAACCCGGCCGTCCTCATCCCGCGCCCCGAGACCGAGACGGTCGTCGAGGAGGCGCTGCGCGCGCTCGCCTCCACCGCCTCCCCGAAGCCCGTGGCGGTCGATGTCGGGACCGGGGCGGGGCCCATCGCCGTCTCGCTCCTGCACGAGAGGCCCGATCTCGAGGTCCTCGCCATCGATCTCTCCGAGGCCGCCCTCGCCGTCGCGCGCGCCAACGCGGAGCGTCACGGCGTCGCCTCGCGCATCCACTTCCACCGAGGCGATCTCCTGGCGCCGCTCCTCGCCCGGAGCTCCCCGCGCGTCGATCTCGTCGTGTCGAACCCTCCCTACGTGGGCCTCGACGAGCCCGTCGACCCCGAGGTCGCCGCCGCGGAGCCGAAGGAGGCGATCTTCGGAGGGCGCGAGGGAAGCGAGGTCATCGAGCGGCTCGTGCCGCAGGCCGCGAAGGCGCTGGCCCCCGGCGGCCACCTCGTGCTCGAGATCTCCCCGGCGCGGGAGCGCGCCGTGAGGGGCTTCCTCGGAAGCGGCGCGGGGGCGCTCTTCTGGACCGACGTGAAGATCGTCCCCGATCTCGCCGGCCGCGCCCGGGTCGTCTCGGCGCGCCGGACCGGGATCCACCCGTGAGCACCGCCTCCCCGCGCGACCGGAGGCTCGATCTCCGGATGCTCGGCGTGGACGAGGCGCTTCAGGCGGTTCTCGCCGCGGTGGCGCCTCTTCCTTCGGAGGAGATCGCGCTCGAGGATTCCCCGGGGCGTTGTCTTGCGGATGCGATGGTCTCGTCCCTCGACGCGCCGCCGTTCGATCGCACCGCGATGGACGGCTACGCCCTTCGCGCCGCGGACGCCGCCGCGCCCCCCGCCGAGCTCGAGGTCGTCGAGACGATCGCGGCGGGGCGCGACCCGCGGGCGACGATCGGGCCGGGGCAGGCGGCGAAGATCATGACAGGGGCGGCGATCCCGCGCGGCGCCGACGCGATCGTGATGGTGGAGCGCACGGAGCCCCTCGACGGCGGGAGGAGGGTTCGGATTCTCGATCGCGCCGAGCCCGGGCAGCACATCCGGCGCCGCGGCGAGGATCTGGCCGGCGGCTCGCTTCTCCTTCCCGCGGGGGCCTTCGTCGGGGCCCCCGAGATCGCGCTGCTCGCCTCCGAGGGGAGGTCGCGCCTCCGCGTCGGCTCTCTGCCGTCCGTGACCGTGATCTCGACCGGCGACGAGCTGGTGCCGGTCGGTGAGACCCCCACCGGCAGCTGCATCCGCGAGACCAACTCGTGGTCGCTCCTCGCCCTGCTGCGCCGGATGGGCATCGACCCCGTGAGGCCCGGGATCGCGAAGGACGATCCGGCCGCCCTCGACGCGCTCATCGCGCGCGCCCTCGGGTCGGACGTCCTCCTTCTGACCGGCGGCGTCTCGATGGGGGACTTCGATCTCGTCGGCGCCGCCCTCGGTCGCGCGGGGTGCCGCCCGATCTTCGAGCGCGTCGCGATCCAGCCCGGGAAGCCCCTCTTCTTCGGCCTCGTCGAGGGTCGGGCGCGCCGCGTCGTCGTCTTCGGCCTGCCGGGAAACCCCATCTCGTCGATCGTCGACTTCCTGGTCTTCGCCCGCCCGGCGCTCCGCCTCATGATGGGGGCGCTCCAGCCGGTCGACCCCGCGGTCTCCGTCGAGCTTCTCGACCCGATCCGCCGGAGGCCGGGGAGGCGGGCGTACCTCCCGGCGCGGGTCGCCGTCACCGGCGCCGGCCGGCTCGCGGCCCGCCCCCTCCCTTCGATGGGCTCGGCCGACCTCGTGGCCCTGAGCCGCGCCAACGCCCTGGTCATCGTCCACGAGACGGCGGGCGACGTCGCGGCGGGCGCGGAGCTTCCCGCGCTCCTCCTGGACGACCCCTTCCGGCGCTGAGGGGCCGTCCGAGGCCCGGACCGCCCGGGTAGTCGAAGTGACGACGAAATTCTGCAGAATGTGCAGCAGACTCGAATCACTCCGCAAATAACGCTTGCGCTCCGGCAAAATGACGTTAAGATAGCGCCGAACCCGCACGGAAGCCCCGTCACCCCAAAAAAACCCATTCCGGAGGCAAAGATGGCGAAGACAGCCAGGGCGAAGGTCCTGAAGTTCGACGCCGCCGGCCCGGGTCTCAGCAAGCCCGAGATCCTGAAGGTCTGCGACGCGGAAAACGTCCGTTTCATGAGGCTCCAGTTCACCGACATCCTCGGCATCATCAAGAACGTCGAAGTCCCCCGCTCCCAGTTCGGCAAGGCCCTCGAGGGGGAGATCCAGTTCGACGGGTCGTCGATCGAGGGGTTCACGCGGATCGAAGAATCGGACATGAACCTCGTCCCCGACCTGAACTCGTTCGCCATCTACCCGTGGGCGCACAACAACGGGGAGAAAGTCGGCCGGCTGATCTGCGACGTGTACAACCCCGACGGGAACCCCTTCCCCGGGTGCCCCCGCATGACGCTGAAGAAGCAGATGGAGAAGGCGGCGGCTCTGGGGTACACGCTGGTGACGGGCCCGGAGGCCGAGTTCTTCCTCTTTCGGCGCGACGCCAACGGCAACCCGGTCATCGACACCCACGATCAGGGGGCGTACTTCGATCTCACCCCCGTCGATCGAGGGGAGGAGGCCCGGCGCGACATCGTCCTCGCCCTCGAGCAGATGGGCTTCGAGGTCGAGGCGGCGCATCACGAGGTGGCCCCCGGCCAGCACGAGATCGACTTCAAGTACGCCGGCGCGGTGACGACCGCCGACCGGGTCTCGACCTTCCGCTTCATCGTGAAGAAGGTCGCGATGGATCACGGGCTGCACGCCACGTTCATGCCCAAGCCGATCTTCGGCGTGAACGGCTCCGGCATGCACGTGCACCAGTCCTTCCTCGACAGGAAGGGGAGCAACGTGTTCTACGACCCGAAGGCGAAGTACCAGCTCTCGAAGACGGCGCTCGCCTACACCGGCGGCATCCTCATGCACGCGACCGCGTTCGTGGCCGTCACCAACCCGCTCGTGAACTCCTACAAGCGCCTGGTGCCGGGGTACGAGGCGCCGGTCAACGTCGCCTGGTCGATGCGGAATCGGTCTCCGCTCGTGCGGGTGCCGGCGCGCCGCGGCATGGGGACGCGCATCGAGGTGAGGATGCCGGATCCCTCGTGCAACCCTTACCTCGCCTTCTCGGTGATGCTCGCCTCCGGGCTCGACGGGGTGAAGCGGAACCTCAACCCGGGCGAGCCCGTCGACAAGAACGTCTTCAAGATGAGCGAGAGGGAGAAGCGCCGCCTGAAAATCGATCAGCTCCCGGCGAACCTCTCCGAGGCGCTCGACAACCTCGAGAAGGACGAGGTCGTCTCGGGGAGCCTCGGCGAGCACATCCTGACGCACTTCGTCGAGGCGAAGCGCGGCGAGTGGGCGGAGTACATCTCCCGCGTGCAGCCGTGGGAGACCGATCGGTACCTCGACCAGTACTGATTCCAGCGGGCCCGGCGCTCCGCGCGCCGGGCCCGGACTTCCGTTACTTCGTGAACTTCAGACACGACTGATCGACGATGAAGCGTTCCTCCCAGAACCCCTTCGCGGCGTCGTCCCGGGGGTTCGAGAGCATCTGCGACACGCCGGCCAGAGTGAACCCGGCGGCGGTCACCTCCCGGATGATGACGTCGTCCGCGATCCGGTGCGTCTTGTCGTCGCGCCCCGCCGCGGTCCGTGAGTCGACGATGCCGAGGATGCCGCCGGGCTTGAGGATTCGCTTGAGCTCGACCAGGGCCCGGGCCGGCTCCGCGATGTCGTGGTAATTGCGGATCGTCACGACGGCGTCGAGCGAGCCGGCCGGGATCGAGGCGAGCGTCGTCGGAATCGTCTTGAAGCATTCCGGCTCGGCGGCGGCCGTCTCCTCCACGTTCCCGAGGGCGAGGGGTTTCATGCGCTTCTCGAAGGCCTCGTGATCGTACGAGTCGTACGCGAGGACCTTTCCGGCGGGCCCGACGAGCTGGCTGAGGAGGAGCGTCGTGTAGCCGTCCCCCGGGTAGAGATCCATGATCCGCATCCCATCGTGAAGCCCCCAGAAGGCGAAGAGCGCCTCGGGGTGGTTGTAGGCGTCGCGGTCTCTGTCCTGGCGGGTGCGGCCGGGGGCGTCGAGGTCGATCGGGGCCGCCGCGACGAGGGGCGCGGCGGCCAGCGTGAGGACGATCGCGGCGAGCGGGCGGAAGAGGGCGTGGGTGGATCGCATGCGGTCTCCTTGGAATGAGGGGTGGGTCGATCGCCGGAACGACACTGCGACAACCGTTCCCGGCGATGGATTATTCCACGGCGCCGGCTCCCGATGTCGCGCCGGGGTTCGCCATCACCACCGGTACGCGAGCGTCAGGTACCCCTGGTCCGCGGCGTCCACCGTCCCCGATCCGTGCTCGACCGACAGAGCCGCGAAGATGTGACGGCCGATGGCGACGTCCAGGTCGAGCCCCGCCCACTTGAGAGACGTGGACGGCTGGGTCGGATCCGCGGGCGTCTCGTCGCGCACGCCACCCGTGAGGTCGAGGTGCCACCGCGATCCGATGGGGAAGTCGATGTCCAGGGAGTGGAGCCATCCGTCGACGGTGTCGTTCGTGTAGCGGGTGCTCCTCGTCCGGATGCCGAACGCGATCGACGTGAGCCGGTCGGCGCCCAGATAGACCGAGTAGCCGCTCGCCCCGCCGAGGGTTCCGCCGGTGTTCGTGCGGACGTCGAAGCCGGCGCTGAAGCGCTTCAGGAACCGGCAGCTCGCCCCTCCCCACGCCCCCGTGCGGTACTGATCGTCGAACTGCGTGACCGGCGTGACGAGATCCCGGTAGAGCCTCACGTTGCGCCGGTTGTCGTACCCGGCGTTCAGCGTCCACGCGGTGCCCACGCGGTATCTGAGGTTGAAGAGGGTGCTCGTGAGCGAGAAGGAGCTTCCCTCGGCCTGCTTCTTCCAGCCGCGGTTCATGTCCACCTCCTCGGAGACCCAGAGCGAGAGGCTCTTGCCGGTGTAGGTTCCCTGGGCGAAGGTGAACTCGCGGTTGATCGTCGACTGCTGGTACGAGCCGACGGCGCCGGTCGTCAGCGCCCACCGTCGCGCCGCGGCCGTCGCGTTGTGCCATTCCACGTAGGCTCCGTGCTCCCTCACGTCGCTCGAGTAGCCGAGGTTGACAGGGTCGGGCTCGGTGCCGCTGAAGGCCCCGGCGGCCCACCTCTCTCCCCGGTACTCGCCGAGAATCCCGTCGAAGATGTTCACGACGGAGAGCGACGGGGAGAACTGGCGCCCCATCGTCGCCCGCCAGCCGGGCCCCGGCGTGTCCCACGAGACCGCCATGCGGTAGACGTTGGTCAGATCGGTCGTGTTGCTCGCCCCGAGCGAGTCGGTCACCGCCGTCCGGCGGGCGCGGACGTCGACGTTCAGATCGATGGGCGCCCCCCCGAGCTGCGAGCCGTCGAGGCGCAGGTCGGCCGCGGGCTGCGTGAACTTCTGCCCGGCGCCGCTGGTGTCCTTGACGTAGAGGTACCGGAGGCCGACGCGCCCGTGCAGCCCGGGGCCCGACATCGAGCGCGACGCAGCCGGCGCGGACGCGGCGGGGGCGCCCTCGGCGGCGCCCGGGGGGACGATCGCCGGGATGAACCGGACCGCGTCGCCGACAGCCGGCGTGGCGTCGCCGGACTCGCGGGCGCACACCGCGCGGTGCGACGCGAGGTACGTCACCTTCAACACGGCGACGACCGCCCCGTCCCGCACCAGCTCGATCGCCCCGCCCATCGTCACGCCGTCGTCGCTTCCGGCGTCGACGTAGATCGAGGCGCTCGTCACGTACGTGACCTTCGCCGAGCGGTAGGCGTCGTCGGCCGCCGCGAGGGTCGGCGTGAGCCAGACCATCGCCGCCACGGCGTGCCCGAGGAGCCGAAGAGCCGTCCGGAGGGCGCTCAAGTTCTGCCTCTGGGATGGCAGCTGTAGCAGGCCGCGCTGTCGTACATGTAGTTCTTCACCCCGCTGTGACTGCCGTCGGTCTGCAGCCTGTCGGAGTGCGGGTGACAGCCGAAGCAGGAGAAATCGGCGTACGTCACGGGGTTGATGTGGCACGTCGCGCACGAGCTCCAGACCCCGGGCCCGTGCGTGCCGCTGCTGATGGGGAACTGCGTGTGATTGTACGTCGCCCCGGCCCAGCTCGTCGTCGAGTGGCACTGCTCGCAGGTGGTCGGGAACCCCGCCGCCACGTGGGCCGGGTTCGTCGTGTTGTCGTAGTTGGTCTGATGGCAGGAGACGCAGAGCGGGCTCAGTCCCGTGAAGACGCCGCCCGTGTGGCACATCGCGCAGGGGAGCGGCTTGTGCGCCCCGGTCAGCGCAAACCCGGTGTTCGCATGGTTGAACGTCGACGGCTGCCACGCCCTCGTGCTGTGGCACGAGATGCAATCGATCCCGATCCCCGAGGAGGCGTGCGGCGGCGTCGCCGTGCTGATGTAGAGCTGGTGATGGCACGAATCGCAGTCCGTGGGAAGCTGCGTGAAGACGTTGTTCGCGTGACACCTGACGCAGGCGAGGCTGGCGTGCGCGCCGGTGAGGGTGAAGCCGGTCGTCGCGTGGTTGAACCCGGACAGCCACGTCGTCGTGTTGTGGCAGCGCGCGCAGTCCATCGGGTAGCCGGCGGCGACGTGATCGGGGCTCTTCGCCGTGCGGAAGGCGTCCGCGTGGCAGCGCTCGCAGTCGGTCGGCGTGTTCACGTACGCCGACTGTCCCGACGGCGACGGATGGTGGCACGCCGCGCAGTCGGCGATGGCGTGGGCGCCGAGGAGCGGGAATCGGGTCAGGCGATGGCGCCGCACGTCCCCGGCCCGCTCGATGAAGTTGTTCGTCGTATGGCACATCGCGCAGTCGAGCCCCAGCTCCCCTTTATGGACGTCCTGGTGGCAGTCCACGCAGTTGGTGCCCGCCCCCTTGAACTCGAGCGTCGCGTGGCAGGCGCGGCATGCGACGGCGGTGTGCGCCCCCGTGATCTTGAAGCCGTACTTCCCGTGGTCGAACTTCGGGCTGACGACCGCGGGCCTCCAGGCGTCCTTGGTGTGGCACAGGGTGCAGTCCTCGACCATGGCGCCGTGTGGATTGGCCGGAGTATCTGCGGCCCGCGCCGGGCCACCGGCCGCGAGAACCATCAGGGCCGCCGTGAGCCAACCTGACCTCCTCATGACGTGCGCTCCTTTCCCGCACCCGCCGCGTGGCAGGCCTCGCATTTCGTCGGCGTTTCCTTGTACGTGATGGCCGGCGTCACGCCGCCGCTCCGGGAAAGATGGCACTTGCCGCACGCGACGCGGGCGTGCGCGCCGTCGAGAGCGAACGCCGTGTCCCGCTTGTGATCGAAGCCGGCGGCGGGCTTCCACGCGTCGAGGCCGTGGCACGTGCGGCACTCTCCCCCTCCGGAGCGGCCCTTGAACTGGTCGCCGTGGGGATTCGTGTGGCAGTCGACGCACGCCGTGCGGCGCTCCGTGAACTCGATCTTCCTGCCGTGCGCCGCCGCGAGGACGAGGCTGGCCCCCGCGGTCGCCGGCATTCGAGGTCCGCCACCGCCGAGCTGCTTGTGGCATTCCTGACAGGGGACCGCGCGATGCGCCCCCTCGAGCGGGAACGAGAAGCCCTGATGCGTCTCGATGTCGATCCGCGACCCCGCGAACGTCCGGACATCGTGGCATCCCGCGCAGGCGGCGGCGCTCTCCTTCGGCGGCTTCAGCTTTCCGCCGTGCGGATCGAAATGGCACTGGGCGCACTCGACCTCGGGGACCTTCAGCGCGATCTTCGCCGACCCGCTCGCGACGGCCGGCGCCAGAGCCGGCAGTCCCGGGCGCGACGGCCCGTGACACGCGGCGCAGGGGATCTCGCCGTGGCGTCCCTCGAGCGGCAGCCGGAGCTTCGCGTGATCGGAGGCCGCGAACCGGGACGGCTTGAAGGCTTCGACGGAGTGGCACCGCTCACACGCGCCCTTGTCCGGCGAGCCCGCGAGCTGCCTTCCGTGCGCGTCGGCGTGGCAGTCCATGCACTTCTCGTGAGGGCGACGCAGCCAGACTTTCGAGCTCCCGAGGCGCGCCGGGTCGACGCCGGCGGGGGACTTGAGGTGGCACGCGGCGCAGGGGACCTTAAGGTGGGCGCCGGCCAGCCCGTAGGAGGTTCGATCGTGATCGGCCACCGAGAACGACGACGGCTTGAAGCCGTCCGGCGAGTGGCACGCCGCGCAGTCCGGCGTGCCGGCCGCCGTCGCCGTCTGCCCGCCGTGCGCGTCCTTGTGGCAGTCCCCGCATCGCGCGAACGCCGGGCTCTTCCCCCACGCCTTCTCCGGGTCGTGGCACGCGGCGCACGTGACGGTCCTGTGAAGTCCGCGCAGCGGGTACCGGGTCCTGTCGTGATCGAACGAGCCGCCGGCGACGCGCTTGAACCCCTCCGTGACGTGGCACTTCGCGCACGCCGCGCCGAGCCGCCCCTGATGCGGATCGGCGTGGCAGTCGCTGCACTCGGTGTGCGGGACCGGCTTGTAGATCGGGATCGTGCGCCCCTCCCGGTCGTGGCCCGGCGTGAGGCGCGCCGCCTCATGGCACTTCGCGCACGCGACCTCGGAGTGCTTTCCCGACAGCGGGTAGGTCGTCCTCCCGTGGTCGAAGCTCGCGACCGGCTTCCATCGATCCATGCCGTGGCAGTGGGCGCAGTCCGCGCCGAGGGCGCCGCGGTGGACGTCCTCGTGACAGCTCGCGCACTCGCGCTCGAGGCCGAGCCAGCCGTGATCGTGCCCCGGGCCGTCCGGGGCGAGGCCCGCCGACTTCGAGACGCGGAACTTCGGCTGATGGCACTCGGCGCATTTGATCGAAGCGTGCTTCCCCTCGAGTGGCCAGCCGGCCTTGCGGTGGTCGAATTTCTCCGGGGTGCCCCCCTCCCACTCGATCATCTCGAAGTCGGCCCCCGCGTGATCGGGGTGGCAGCTCGCGCAGGCGCGGAGGCCCTTCGCGCCGTGAAGGC
Protein-coding sequences here:
- the rho gene encoding transcription termination factor Rho; protein product: MNIATLKAMAINDLAKVARDMGVQGATGVRKQDLIFKILQAQTEKNGLIFSEGVLECLPDGFGFLRAPQYNYLPSPDDIYVSPSQIRRFDLHTGDTVSGQVRPPKDGERYFALIKVEAINFETPEAARDKIFFENLTPLYPMERLKLETDREGTSGRVMDLLTPIGKGQRGLIVSPPRTGKTMLLQSIANSVAKNHPEVFLIVLLIDERPEEVTDMERTVKGEVISSTFDEPASRHVQVAEMVIEKAKRLVEHKKDVVILLDSITRLARAYNTITPPSGKVLSGGIDANALQKPKRFFGAARNIEEGGSLTIMATALIDTGSRMDDIIFEEFKGTGNMELHLDRKLADRRVFPAMDISRSGTRKEELLLVKKDLDRSWVLRKVLNQLSPPEAMELLIDKIGKTKANKEFLDSMSEAIS
- the rpmE gene encoding 50S ribosomal protein L31 gives rise to the protein MKKGIHPEYHDVTVSCACGEKFVTRSTRKDLRLEICSKCHPFFTGKQKLIDTAGRVERFTRRYEKKDKPAAKRPGMPTGPIPSPGRS
- the prfA gene encoding peptide chain release factor 1, whose translation is MSENSQLLSKLQSLEDRHEDLARRLADPAQIADTNAFRTHSKAYADLEEVVERFHEYKRLLADEEGAREMLRGADEEMRRLAQDELAALAPKKAALEALLKRLLIPKDPYDDKNVILEVRAGTGGEEAALFAAEIFRMYLRYAEKLRFKVEILDSSHAGQGGLKEATAAIQGRGAFSRLKYESGVHRVQRVPATEASGRIHTSAVTVAVLPEAEEVELKIDEKDLRIDTFCSSGPGGQSVNTTYSAVRITHIPSGLVVSCQDEKSQHKNKAQAMRVLRSRLLAIAEAEQAEKRAAARKGMVGSGDRSEKIRTYNFPQGRVSDHRIKLTVHQIQSVMDGDLDEIVDALATHYEAERLNEEIQV
- the prmC gene encoding peptide chain release factor N(5)-glutamine methyltransferase, producing the protein MPAIGRLLENAAARLSSAGIASHRLDAELLLAHILNVRRAAILARAEASVEDEEAARFEEMVTRRAARVPVAYIVGSKEFWSLDFAVNPAVLIPRPETETVVEEALRALASTASPKPVAVDVGTGAGPIAVSLLHERPDLEVLAIDLSEAALAVARANAERHGVASRIHFHRGDLLAPLLARSSPRVDLVVSNPPYVGLDEPVDPEVAAAEPKEAIFGGREGSEVIERLVPQAAKALAPGGHLVLEISPARERAVRGFLGSGAGALFWTDVKIVPDLAGRARVVSARRTGIHP
- a CDS encoding molybdopterin molybdotransferase MoeA, with amino-acid sequence MSTASPRDRRLDLRMLGVDEALQAVLAAVAPLPSEEIALEDSPGRCLADAMVSSLDAPPFDRTAMDGYALRAADAAAPPAELEVVETIAAGRDPRATIGPGQAAKIMTGAAIPRGADAIVMVERTEPLDGGRRVRILDRAEPGQHIRRRGEDLAGGSLLLPAGAFVGAPEIALLASEGRSRLRVGSLPSVTVISTGDELVPVGETPTGSCIRETNSWSLLALLRRMGIDPVRPGIAKDDPAALDALIARALGSDVLLLTGGVSMGDFDLVGAALGRAGCRPIFERVAIQPGKPLFFGLVEGRARRVVVFGLPGNPISSIVDFLVFARPALRLMMGALQPVDPAVSVELLDPIRRRPGRRAYLPARVAVTGAGRLAARPLPSMGSADLVALSRANALVIVHETAGDVAAGAELPALLLDDPFRR
- the glnA gene encoding type I glutamate--ammonia ligase, yielding MAKTARAKVLKFDAAGPGLSKPEILKVCDAENVRFMRLQFTDILGIIKNVEVPRSQFGKALEGEIQFDGSSIEGFTRIEESDMNLVPDLNSFAIYPWAHNNGEKVGRLICDVYNPDGNPFPGCPRMTLKKQMEKAAALGYTLVTGPEAEFFLFRRDANGNPVIDTHDQGAYFDLTPVDRGEEARRDIVLALEQMGFEVEAAHHEVAPGQHEIDFKYAGAVTTADRVSTFRFIVKKVAMDHGLHATFMPKPIFGVNGSGMHVHQSFLDRKGSNVFYDPKAKYQLSKTALAYTGGILMHATAFVAVTNPLVNSYKRLVPGYEAPVNVAWSMRNRSPLVRVPARRGMGTRIEVRMPDPSCNPYLAFSVMLASGLDGVKRNLNPGEPVDKNVFKMSEREKRRLKIDQLPANLSEALDNLEKDEVVSGSLGEHILTHFVEAKRGEWAEYISRVQPWETDRYLDQY
- a CDS encoding class I SAM-dependent methyltransferase, with the translated sequence MRSTHALFRPLAAIVLTLAAAPLVAAAPIDLDAPGRTRQDRDRDAYNHPEALFAFWGLHDGMRIMDLYPGDGYTTLLLSQLVGPAGKVLAYDSYDHEAFEKRMKPLALGNVEETAAAEPECFKTIPTTLASIPAGSLDAVVTIRNYHDIAEPARALVELKRILKPGGILGIVDSRTAAGRDDKTHRIADDVIIREVTAAGFTLAGVSQMLSNPRDDAAKGFWEERFIVDQSCLKFTK